The Glycine max cultivar Williams 82 chromosome 12, Glycine_max_v4.0, whole genome shotgun sequence genome window below encodes:
- the LOC100805057 gene encoding uncharacterized protein codes for MASVHSTVAPRTFLPSIPKPRAPLHAAKFVAGGAHNFRRLSRNLILSGNKRAVAANSAAEEFDVISVQSDDITDQQEGVVVSRVEMEGGDCELATQVSGFGANEGLLSLEGFSSSSSSSSSLVGNESEEDMEKLIDRTINATIVLAAGTFAVTKLLTIDSDYWHGWTLYEILRYAPQHNWSAYEEALKTNPVLAKMMISGIVYSIGDWIAQCFEGKPLFEFDRARMFRSGLVGFTLHGSLSHFYYQFCEELFPYKEWWVVPAKVAFDQTAWSALWNSIYYTVVALLRRDPPMSILNELKATFFPMLTAGWKLWPFAHLITYGVIPVEQRLLWVDTIELIWVTILSTFSNEKSEARNSQSMVPSEVKSTSVYPPEE; via the exons ATGGCGTCGGTCCACAGCACCGTCGCTCCCCGTACCTTCCTGCCGTCAATTCCCAAGCCGAGAGCTCCTCTTCACGCCGCAAAGTTCGTCGCCGGCGGCGCGCACAACTTTCGGAGACTGTCGCGCAACCTCATTCTCTCCGGAAACAAACGCGCGGTGGCGGCGAACTCGGCTGCGGAGGAGTTCGACGTGATATCGGTGCAGAGCGACGACATCACCGACCAGCAGGAGGGCGTGGTGGTGAGCCGCGTCGAGATGGAAGGCGGAGACTGCGAATTGGCGACGCAGGTGAGCGGATTCGGAGCCAACGAGGGCTTGCTGTCGTTGGAAGGGTTTTCTTCATCTTCGTCGTCGTCTTCGTCTCTGGTCGGGAATGAGAGCGAGGAGGACATGGAGAAGCTAATTGATAGAACTATCAATGCTACGATTGTGCTCGCCGCTGGCACTTTCGCCGTCACCAAACTTCTCACGATTGATAGCGATTACTGGCAT GGATGGACGCTATACGAGATACTAAGATATGCGCCTCAGCACAACTGGTCTGCTTATGAGGAAGCTCTTAAGACAAATCCAGTTCTTGCCAAGATGATGATTAGTGGGATTGTTTACTCTATAGGGGACTGGATTGCACAG TGCTTTGAAGGAAAACCTCTGTTTGAGTTTGACCGTGCACGGATGTTCAGATCGGGGCTTGTTGGTTTTACTCTTCATGGTTCTCTTTCTCATTTCTATTATCAGTTTTGCGAG GAGCTATTTCCTTACAAAGAATGGTGGGTAGTTCCTGCCAAAGTTGCCTTCGATCAAACTGCATGGTCAGCACTTTGGAACAGCATATATTATACGGTTGTTGCACTACTGCGTCGTGATCCTCCTATGAGtattttaaatgaattgaaGGCGACGTTTTTTCCCATGCTAACG GCAGGATGGAAGCTATGGCCATTTGCCCATCTCATTACTTATGGTGTGATACCGGTTGAGCAAAGACTTCTCTGGGTGGATACCATAGAGCTTATTTGGGTGACCATACTTTCCAC